One Chloroflexota bacterium genomic window, ATCGGTTGCTACTCAAAATCCGCATCACGAGGAGGTGAGAGGAGCATACAAACGATCTGCGAGCCTTGCCCGCTCTGAAGAACCAAAAGGTTATCTCAGATAACCATAGGACTTACAGGAGGGAGAAGATGAGCAAGAAGGGTATTTCGGTTATGTTGATCGGGCTTATGGTGTTGGCCATGTTGATCTCTTGCGCGCCAGCAGCCACCCCCACACCCATCGTGCGGGTGGAGACCAAGGTCATACGCGAAGTGGTTACGGCCACGCCAGAACCCACTAAGCCGCCAGAGGTCTTCAAGGTGGCCCTCATCCTGCCCAGCACGATGGATGACATGGCTTGGAGCCAATCCATGTACGAGGGCGTCAAAGCAGTGAAGGAGGAGATGGGTGATGCCATGGAATTCACCGTCTCCGAGAACCTGTACAAGATTGTGGATGCCGGGGCAGCCGTCCGAGACTACGCGGAGCGGGGTTATGACCTTATCATCTGCCACGGTGCCCAATACCAGACGCTCCTCCAAGAGATCGCGCCCGAGTATCCCAATATCAGTTTCGCCTACGGCACTGGCTTCCAAACCGGCCCCAATATCTTCGCCTATGCGCCTGCAGCGGAGCAGGGCGGGTATCTGTTGGGTATGCTGGCGGCAGCCATGACCAAGAGCAAAATCGTGGGCATTGTAGGGCCAGTGCGCGGTGG contains:
- a CDS encoding BMP family protein, producing MSKKGISVMLIGLMVLAMLISCAPAATPTPIVRVETKVIREVVTATPEPTKPPEVFKVALILPSTMDDMAWSQSMYEGVKAVKEEMGDAMEFTVSENLYKIVDAGAAVRDYAERGYDLIICHGAQYQTLLQEIAPEYPNISFAYGTGFQTGPNIFAYAPAAEQGGYLLGMLAAAMTKSKIVGIVGPVRGGDAIKYNEGFKQGVAAQDPSVVVLETYTGSFADFVKANEMAIAHMDAGADILTGTAQQSVAMTKAAAERPGVYVLNSDMEQTSLAPDTCLAAQVYIWDEVVRRMIKLHQAGILGGEHLVLDYANGKLELRYNPKLEHLIPQEVKAKIEATKQAIMRGELVIELPKE